The Ruficoccus amylovorans region GACAGGCATTGTGCTGGGTAACGCCCTGCGCCCGACCGGACACTTCCGCACATCGGACGAGCGGCTGAACCGGCTTCAGGAGAACATCGTCTGGAGCCAGCGGGGCAACTTCCTGGAAGTCCCCACCGACTGCCCGCAGCGCGACGAGCGGCTGGGCTGGACCGGTGATGCCCAGGTCTTTGCCCGCACGGCGACCTTCAACTACGACGTGAGCGCGTTTTTCAATAAGTGGATGGCCGACATGCGCGATGCGCGCAATCCCGAGGGGGCCTTTATTGATGTCGTGCCGGGCGACCCGCGTGTGCAGACCGGCAGCTCGCCGGGGTGGGCGGACGCCGGTGTGATCGTTCCGTGGGTCATGTATGAGCGCTACGGCGACAAGCAGATACTTGCGGATAACTACCGGGCGATGAAAGAATGGGTGGACTGGCTGGAAGCCCAGTGTGCTCCACGCGGTCTCCTCTGGAACGAGACCGGCTACGGCGACTGGCTGGCGCTGGACAAGGAAAACCCGAAGCGGGCCAGCGATACCAACACCCCCCGCTCGCTTGTCGGTACGGCCTATTTCGCACACTCGGCGGATTTGCTCTCGCAGGTGGCCGACGTGCTCGGACATCCGACGGATGCCGCACATTACCGTGACCTGTTCGAGCGTGTCCGGGCTGCCTTTCAAAAGGCCTATATCAGCAGCGACGGGCGCATCCGTGGCGACACGCAGACGGTTTATCTGCTGGCGCTCGGTTTTGGTCTCGTGCCGGATTCCTTGCGAGCAAAGGCGGTCGATCATCTGGTGGAAGACCTGGAAAAACGGGGCTGGCGGCTTTCAACCGGATTTATCGGCACGGCTCTGCTTATGCCGGTGCTGGACCAGGTGGGGCGCAACGATGTCGCTTTCAAACTCCTGCAACAGGACGCCTATCCGGGCTGGCTCTACCCGGTCAGCCTCGGAGCCACCACCATGTGGGAGCGCTGGAACAGTTGGACGCCCGAGGCGGGCTTCGGGCCGCCGCACATGAACTCTTTTAACCACTACGCCTACGGGGCGGTAGGCGAGTGGATGTACGCCGTGCTTGGTGGCATCCGTCCCCTGAGCCCCGGCTTTGGCCGCGTAATGATCGCGCCCACCCCCGGCGGCGGTGTCACCTGGGTCGAGTGCTCGCTGGAGAGTCCGCACGGTCTCATTTCCTCTGACTGGAAAATCGACGACGGGTATTTTTCCCTGAAAGCGATACTTCCGCCCGGCGTAGGCGGCGAGGTTGTGCTGCCCAACGGCGAAAAGCATTCGGTGGGCGAGGGGGCGCACCGGTACCGGATCGCGTGGCCAGCGGCTGCAGAGGACTTAGCGCGCTAGCATTAGGGCCTGTTTTCAGGGAGTGGTGGCAAACGCTGTTCCCGGGCTGGTTCCTTTTGGTAGTAAAAAAATGCCGATTGCCCTCTAGAGGCAATCGGCACGTCATGCGTATAGCTCCGAATCGCAGTCTGGCCGCGAAGCGTGCTCAGCTTTGGCGGCGACGGCGGATGACCGCGAGGCCGAGCGCACCGATGGCGGCGATCAAGGCGTAGGTGGCGGGCTCGGGAACGTTGAGCAGTTCGGCCTGGAGGACGTTGTAGATGTTCCCGTCGAAGGTATCGGTCCCAACGCTCAAGCCGAAGGTGTAGCCTGCGTAGGCCCCCGTGCCCTGGACAGTCACGTTTTCTCCGACGGTGATGCTGCCTTCGGCGTAGATCAGATTGAGGATTTCACCGACTTCGGTAAAGGCGAACCCGGCATAAGGGGCGATTTCAACGGTGGCTCCGTCCTGGATGTCAACGTCACCCGAGTAAAAGAGCTGGTCGTACTGGCCGACGGTGGGATTTTCAAACGTCCCGGTTGCTTCGGCCAGCCCCTCGACTTCAAATTCCACCGTAGCGCCGTCCTGAACGGTGAGGTTGCCGTCGTTGTAGGTAGCGCCCGGCGAAAAGCCCGGCGCGAAGATGGAACCAGCACCCAGCGTGGTGTTGCCGATGATGGAGATGGAACCGCGCAAGATGCCGCCGTTGCTGACGGTGAGGTCGCCCGCGAGTGAGCCTTCGCCGGTCATGGTCGCGCCTTCACCGACTTCGGCTGAGCCGCTGCCGCCGTCCATCGTCAGCAGAGCGTTGTTCATGAACTGGAAAACCGTGCTGCCACTGCCGCCGGTGACGGTGAGCGAGGTCATGCTCGAGTCCTTGCTGGCCACGGCGGTGACTTTCTCGCCGGGGGTGCTGGCGCTGTAGCTTTCATTGCCGCCGGTTTCGGGGATGACTTCCACCGTGTCGTTACCGGTTTTGTTAAAGCTGGATGCCTCCCCGTTGACCATGATGTCGCTGAGCTGGATCATCGGCGACTGGCCGTACCAGATGCTCTGGCCGATGGTGATGATGAGGCCGTCATCGGCCGCGCCAGCGGCTCCGTAAGCGGATGCCCAGTCACTCCAGTTCGAGTCCTGATAGACGGGGTCTCCCTGGTATTGAGCCGCACCGGTCAGGGTGTCAGGGGCGTCGGCGAAGCCGCCGCTGGCGATGACGAGATCTTGGATATCGGCCCAATCAACCGTACCGGTCGGTCCGGCCCAGTTGGCAGTGGCTTCATTGACGCGATACTGGTAGCTGGCATTGCCGGGCTTGTAGCCGGTATCGGTGCGGCTGTAGGTGCGCGGGGAGAGAATGGCGTAGCCGCCCTGACCGTCGGTGACGACGATGTTGAAGTACAGGTTGTCGTCGCTGGCGCCGGTATTCAGCATCGTCCAGTCGAGGGAGGTGAGGGCAGTGCCGACGGTCGTGCCGTTGAACTCCGCGGTCGAGAGGAAGGCCTTCATCCCGGTGCGGTTGTCCCAGGCGGCGGAACCGCTGCCGCCCTTGTCCCAGTGGTAGTTATCGTTGGCGCCGATAATCGCGGTGACGGTGCCGGAGTCATCGACGTCGATGATGGCGTCGTGAACACCCCAGAGATTAAAGGTTGCTGCGTAACTGGAGAGAGTCGCACACGCAGCCAGTGATAGGAGGATTATTTTTTTCATAGGCTATAGCAGCTTGAGCAGGTTTCTGTTGGGTAAAGCATGCCGGAGTCTTTATCCGGTGCTGGAGGTGGGTAATAATTCTTCAATCTATACAGATTTATTCCAGTATCGGAGTGGGGATTTTATCCCTATTAAAAATAGAGAAGCAATCGTTTACTTAGAGGTAAAGAACCTATTTATTGGGCGTTTTTAGCCTATTTTTCGGAACATTCACTCAAGCACACTTGGTTTTAGTGGTAAATACGAACCCGTGATCATAAATATATCGTGCGAGAGCGATTCGGGAGTTCATCAACTGCACTTGATTCCGGGCCGGGATTTGCTACATTGAGAGGATGTGTTCTTGAACGAACGCAGTGTTTTAACGTTTATGAGTGAACATAAAGATTTCGGCGAAGTGGTGGAGCTAATCATCAAAGAAGATGGCCGGTTCGACAAGGGGGCGTATTATTTCGTGCGCCAGGGGCTCGACCACACCCTGCGCAACCTCGACAACGAACCCGGCGGTCACCCCCGGCATGTTTCCGGCCAGGAGCTGCTGGAAGGTATTCGCGACTACGCCCACAACCAATACGGCCCCATGGCGTACAGCCTGCTTGACCACTGGGGTATCCGTCGGTGCGACGACTTCGGCGAGATCGTCTTCAATCTCGTGGAGTACGGCGTGCTCGGCAAAACCGAGAACGACAAGAAAGAGGATTTTTCAGGCGGCTACGATTTTCGAGAGGCATTCCTCAAGCCCTACCTGCCCAAAAACTCCAAGGGCGAACTCCACCCCGAGCAGAGTTAACCGGGCTTGGGTGGACAGCTCCGGCGTCAGCCAGAGAGCTTGCCCGCCCCTATATTTCCTCTCCGTGATCGGGGAGGAAATTGGCCTAACGACTGCGTTTCCGGCCACGCCCGCGTTGGGAACAAAACCGCATCCAGGCGGGACGTAAGGTTTCCGCCCCTGAGGCGACAGACTTTTATCATTATGCGAAAATTCATTTGGCCCCTGATTGTTTTGGCGGTGGCGGCCTGGCTGACCTACGGGAAGGTCAGCGGCACCGGCGGTGGTTGCTTCTTTGGCAGTTGCCCGACGAGTATTTATCCCTCTTCAGCCAGCGAGCCCGCGGCAAACACCGCGACGACCGCATCCGCCAAGGTTCCCTCCTCGGGCACACTCTCACCCTCAACCGATACTTCTTCCATGAGCCATACATCCGACCTGCGCGAAAAACTGACTCCGACCCAGTACGCCGTGGCCTGCGAAGGCGGCACCGAGCCGCCGTTCCGCAACGCCTATTGGGACAACAAGAAGCCGGGCCTCTACGTCGATGTCATTTCGGGCAAGCCGCTCTTTGCCTCGACGGACAAATTCGACTCAGGCACGGGCTGGCCGAGCTTTACCCGCCCGGTGGACGGGTCTGAAATCGTCGAGGTGAGCGATACGTCTCATGGGATGGTTCGCACTGAGGTCCGCTCGAAGACGGGCGATGCCCACCTCGGGCATGTCTTCCCGGATGGACCGGGGCCTGACGGCCTGCGCTACTGCATCAACAGCGCCTCCCTGCGCTTCATCCCCGTGGCCGACCTCGAAAAAGAGGGCTACGGCGAATACGCCAAGCTTTTCCAGGGCGCAGTGTCCGTCCCGGAAAAGAAGTAAGCGGTTACCCGTGCATTTTTGCCTCGCCGGCGTCGGCGGGACATCCCGTGTGTCGAACAGGTTAATCTCGGATAAATGAGATTTGTCTTGTTTGCCTGTGGCGAAAATATCCGTGTAGTGATACATATTGACTGACGGAAGGCGGGCATCACTGCCACTTGCCGATGCCAGCCTGCCGTCAGGTAAGTTACCACTCTAGGACCGCCGGGTTTAAAGGAACCCGGCGGTTTTTGTTTGATTGGCGGCAGCGGCTGGCAGAAGGTTGCCGATTGCCGCGAAGACGGTCTCTTTTTCTTTGCCCGATTTTTTACCACTGATAGCCATGAGCGCACCCGCCCGAACGATTTCCTCCGACCAGACCTTGCTGAACGATTTGTTCCGCGACCCTGTGCACCGCCGCACTCTGCCCAACGGCCTGACCGTGGTTTCACGGCAGGATTTCTCGGCGGAACTGGTTTCGGTCCAGCTCTGGGTAAAGACTGGCAGCATCCACGAGGGCGACTGGACCGGGGCGGGGCTTTCGCACTTTCTGGAGCATATGCTTTTCAAGGGCACGCCGACGCGCGGCCCGCTCGACATCAGCCGCGAGGTTCACGCCATCGGCGGCGGCATCAACGCCTACACCTCGTTCGACCGCACGGTTTACTATATCGACGCCCCCTCCGAGCAGGCCGAAGTCGCTTTTGACATCCTGGCGGACATGGGGCTGCGCGCGACCATCCCCGACGCGGAGTTTACCTCCGAGCGCGACGTCATCCTGCGCGAGATCGACATGGGCCTCGACGATCCCGACCGCGAGCTCTTTCAAGCCTTCGCGCAGACCGCCTTCCGGCAGCACCCGTATCGCTTCCCGGTCATCGGGCTGCGGCCGCTCTTCGAGCAGGTGACCCGCGAGGGGCTTTACGGCTATTATAAAAGCCGCTACCAGCCCGGCAACATGGTGCTCGTGGTGGTCGGCGCGCTCGAAGATGCCCAGGTGGACGAGTTGGCCGAAAAGTACTTCGGCGATGCGCTGCCCGGTCTGAGCCCCTGCCCGGTGGTGGCCGCAGAGTCGCCCCAACTGGCCAGCCGCACGGAGCGCCTGAGCGGAGACTACAATATCGTGCGCGGCATGGCCGGGTACAAAATCCCCGGACTGGCGGACCCGGCGGCCCCGGCGTTGGACATGCTGGCCTCGCTCCTGGGTAACGGCAAAAGCTCGCTGCTGTGGCAAGTGCTGCGCGAAGACAAGCGCCTCGTCCAGCACATCGACGCCAGTTGCTGGAATCCCGGCGGGCAAGGGCTGCTCTGGATATCCTACCTGTGCGATCCCGGACGGCGTGAGCAGGTCGAGTCCGAGATCCGGCGGGTGATGGCCCGCGATGTTTTCAGTGCCATCACAAAGGAGAATCTCGCCAAGGCCGTGCGCCAGGCGCTGGTGGGTGAGGTCAATGGGCGCAAAACCATGTCCGGGCAGGCTTCCCGGCTCGGGGTGGCCGAGACCGTGCTGGGTGAACTCGACTACCCGCGCCTGTACTTCACGCGTCTGGCGGCCCTGACCCCGGACGACCTGAAAGCCGCTGCCCGTCGCTACCTGAACGAGTCCGGCCTGACCGAAGTCACCCTGGAGCCGAAAGCCACTTCCTCCGCCGCCGGAAAGGAAACCGCCCGTACCCGCGAGGTGCCGGACTTTTCCGAAACGACGTTGCCCAACGGCGCGCGCCTGCTCGTGCAGGCCGATCCATCTTTCCCCAAGGTCCACCTGCGCCTGGCCCTGCTGGGCGGTCCCGCGCTCGACCCGGCGGAAGCGCCCGGTGCGGGTGGCGTGCTGGCCTCGCTCCTGACCCGTGACACCGAGCGCCGGGGTGCGGGCGAGATTGCCGCCGAGGTGGATCGCGTGGGCGGCGTTTTCAGCGAGTTTATCGGCAATAACACCTTCGGGCTCTCGGTTGAGGTGCTGCCGGCGGATTTCCCGCTGGCGGTCTCCTTGCTGGGAGACGCCCTGCTGTCTCTGCGCCCAACGGGCGAGTCGTTCGAAATCGAGCGCGAGGGGCAGCTCTCTTCACTGCTGGAGGATGAGGATGAAATCCTCGACTACGGACGCCGTCGCCTGCGCCGCCGCTTCTACGGGAAGCACGGCTTTGCCAACGACTATCTGGGCACTCGCGAAGGTTTGGAAAAGCTCACGCTGGCCCAGGTCGAAACCCTGCGCGGACAACTCGTGCGCGGTCCGAATGTCGTCCTCGCCGTCTCGGGGGCAGTGGACGAGTCCGCCGTCAAGGCCGCACTGGAGCCGGTTCTCTCGCGTCTGAGTGCCGAGCCCGCACCCGTCCCGGCAGCGCTTCCGTCCGACCCCGTCGAGACGGGAACCTTTGTCGAACGGCTGCCCCGCGAGCAGGCGGTCGTGCTGGAGGCCTACCCGGACGCGGGGGTGAGGGACGAGGATTTCCGCACCGGCGAGGTGCTCGATGAGCTGCTCAGCGGCATGTCCAGCCGACTCTTTGAAACCGTCCGCGAAAAGGCTGGTCTGGCCTATTACGTTGGGGCCTGCCGTACGCCGGGGCTGGATGGCGGGATGTTCACGCTCTACGCCGGGACCCATCCGGGCGCGGTTTCGGCCGTTTTGGCCGAGTACGATCGCGAAATCGAGCGCCTGCGCTCAGGCGGTGTGACCGAGGAGGAACTCTCTGCCTGCCGCACCCGCCTGAAGGTACAGAAGCGCCAGGGCTTGCAGGCCATCGGCGCCCGCGCCATGCAGGCCGCGCTCAATGCCCTCTACGGCCAGCCCATCAATAATACCCGCGAGTATCCGGCACGCATCGACGCGGTCACGGCGGAGGCGGTCACCGACTTTGCCCGACGCTACCTGGCTCCGGAACGGCGGTTGCGGCTGACGGTTGAACCCCGGAAATAGCCTTTCCGTCGTAACCCGCTTTGTGGACGGATGCGGGGTATGTTTTACTCTTATTTCATGATGGAATAATTCCATCTATTTTGCGGATGCGGGATTTTCAAACTCGACCGGATTGAGGGAAAGGGCCTAATTTTCTCCCGTGAATGACGGGGGCGATGTTATCTGCAACAAGGCATAGCGGTGTTCCCCGGCAGGGGACATCTGCCGGAGCCGGAGGCTTCGCTCTGATCACCGCTTTGGTGCTGATGGGCTTCGTCCTGCTGCTGTGCGTGACGCTGGCGGCCTTCAGTCGGGTCGAGATGGCCGCGCTCACCCCGCGCAAGAGCGCCCTGGCCGCGCGCGAGAATGCCCGGCTGGCCCTGATGCAGGCGCTGGCCGAGCTCCAGCGAAACGCTGGTCCAGACCGACGGGTGACGGCGCGGGCGGACATCCTCGGAGACGATCAGGTGGCGGGCGGCAACGCCTACTGGACCGGGGTGTGGGACGCCTCGCAGCCGGGACAGGCCCCGCACTGGCTGGTTTCGGGCAGTACTTCCAACCCCTCGGCCAGTCCCGCTGACGCGGTGATAATGGTACCTGCAGATACGGCGGCGGGGGTGCCTGCCGTAGAGGTGGAAAAGATCTACTTCGAGCGTGGCGACGGCACCCGCAACGCCTTCGCCTGGTGGGTGGGCGACGAGGGCGTAAAGGCTTCGCTCAGCGCCGGGCGGGAACGTCCGGATAACCTCGATGCGGAAGAGACCCTTGCGCTCGCGGCGCAGACCCCGACCGGGCTCGACCTGCGGCGGCTTTTGGTCGCGGACGCCGAACTGGACGAGCAACTGCTGGCCGGTTTGCGGCGATTACCGGGGCGGGGGGCGCTCGAGCTTTTGCAGGACGGCCTGGGGCAGGCGGTGTCGCCGGAGCAGGCCCGCGCCGGGTTCCACGACTATACGCCCTGCGCCTACGGGGTCTTGGAGAACGCGGTCTCCGGCGGTCTCCGGGCGAACCTCTCGGACGACGCCTTTCGCGACGGCTTTGTCAACGACGCCTTGCAGGCGTTTCTCACCCCGGTGACGCAGGGCGAGGTCCCGGCTGACCTTTCCGAGACGCACCTCGAGAATGGAAAGCCGGTCCACGCACTGCGCCCCGTGCCGACCGAGGTTGTCCTTTACATGCGGGTCTTTCATGCCCGCAGCGATGCCGAGGTCAAGGTACGCTACCACGTCGAGGTCGAGTTCTGGAACCCGTACTCGGTCCCGGTGACGTTCCCGGTCGATGACTCGGACCCGACGTGGAAAAACCGGGCCCTGGTCGTCTATTTCGACAACATGCCGACAGTCAAGGTGCGTGATGTCAGCGGGACGGGTGACCCGGTGGAGGACGACCTGAACGACCTCCTGCCGCGGGCGGGAGAGCCGGACACGGCCTATCTGTGCTCGTGGCTTGAACTGGCCCGGTCTGACACGGAAGGCGAGAGCCCACCGGTGCTGCAACCGGGCGAGGTGTACCGCGTCCTGTCCCCGGCGACGGTGCAGCAACCGGAGGGACTCAAACGGACCCTGCGTTTCAAGAACCGGAAACTGAGCGCGGACGGCACCGCGACCTGGGCTGTGGGGAAGCACACGCGCCCCGAGGACAAGGCGGAAATCCGCGTCGAACTCGACCAGCCCAAAGGCGGTGTGACGATCGGCTTTACCGCTTTTCCGGGGCCGAAGCAGGACTATCGCGCACTGCCGCCATTCTTTAAAATTACCCACCTCGACTACGACGACCTCGACGGCAAGCACAAGTTCTATCAGGGGGACGTGCCGTTCTCGCTGGATGTGGGTGGCGACTACACAGTGGACCAGTACACCATCGCCTATCACTTCAAGTTGACCGATGACGAGGAGGACCTGACCGAGCTGCTGGGTTCACTCGACCCGCGCAACCCGGTGCTCGACTATGACGGGACATTCACCGACCGCGACGGAGTTGAGCGGCGGGTGAAGAACTTCGTCGAGCTGGAAAATGTTTACCGCAAAAAGTTAAACAAGGACCTGGACGCCTTTGACGAGGATGAGTTGTTTCACGACCCGGTGGTGAACGCGCACCGTGACGAGGACGGGGGCGGCTTGCGACAGGTGGTCATGTTCGACGT contains the following coding sequences:
- a CDS encoding Minf_1886 family protein, producing MSEHKDFGEVVELIIKEDGRFDKGAYYFVRQGLDHTLRNLDNEPGGHPRHVSGQELLEGIRDYAHNQYGPMAYSLLDHWGIRRCDDFGEIVFNLVEYGVLGKTENDKKEDFSGGYDFREAFLKPYLPKNSKGELHPEQS
- the msrB gene encoding peptide-methionine (R)-S-oxide reductase MsrB → MSHTSDLREKLTPTQYAVACEGGTEPPFRNAYWDNKKPGLYVDVISGKPLFASTDKFDSGTGWPSFTRPVDGSEIVEVSDTSHGMVRTEVRSKTGDAHLGHVFPDGPGPDGLRYCINSASLRFIPVADLEKEGYGEYAKLFQGAVSVPEKK
- a CDS encoding PEP-CTERM sorting domain-containing protein gives rise to the protein MKKIILLSLAACATLSSYAATFNLWGVHDAIIDVDDSGTVTAIIGANDNYHWDKGGSGSAAWDNRTGMKAFLSTAEFNGTTVGTALTSLDWTMLNTGASDDNLYFNIVVTDGQGGYAILSPRTYSRTDTGYKPGNASYQYRVNEATANWAGPTGTVDWADIQDLVIASGGFADAPDTLTGAAQYQGDPVYQDSNWSDWASAYGAAGAADDGLIITIGQSIWYGQSPMIQLSDIMVNGEASSFNKTGNDTVEVIPETGGNESYSASTPGEKVTAVASKDSSMTSLTVTGGSGSTVFQFMNNALLTMDGGSGSAEVGEGATMTGEGSLAGDLTVSNGGILRGSISIIGNTTLGAGSIFAPGFSPGATYNDGNLTVQDGATVEFEVEGLAEATGTFENPTVGQYDQLFYSGDVDIQDGATVEIAPYAGFAFTEVGEILNLIYAEGSITVGENVTVQGTGAYAGYTFGLSVGTDTFDGNIYNVLQAELLNVPEPATYALIAAIGALGLAVIRRRRQS
- a CDS encoding M16 family metallopeptidase codes for the protein MSAPARTISSDQTLLNDLFRDPVHRRTLPNGLTVVSRQDFSAELVSVQLWVKTGSIHEGDWTGAGLSHFLEHMLFKGTPTRGPLDISREVHAIGGGINAYTSFDRTVYYIDAPSEQAEVAFDILADMGLRATIPDAEFTSERDVILREIDMGLDDPDRELFQAFAQTAFRQHPYRFPVIGLRPLFEQVTREGLYGYYKSRYQPGNMVLVVVGALEDAQVDELAEKYFGDALPGLSPCPVVAAESPQLASRTERLSGDYNIVRGMAGYKIPGLADPAAPALDMLASLLGNGKSSLLWQVLREDKRLVQHIDASCWNPGGQGLLWISYLCDPGRREQVESEIRRVMARDVFSAITKENLAKAVRQALVGEVNGRKTMSGQASRLGVAETVLGELDYPRLYFTRLAALTPDDLKAAARRYLNESGLTEVTLEPKATSSAAGKETARTREVPDFSETTLPNGARLLVQADPSFPKVHLRLALLGGPALDPAEAPGAGGVLASLLTRDTERRGAGEIAAEVDRVGGVFSEFIGNNTFGLSVEVLPADFPLAVSLLGDALLSLRPTGESFEIEREGQLSSLLEDEDEILDYGRRRLRRRFYGKHGFANDYLGTREGLEKLTLAQVETLRGQLVRGPNVVLAVSGAVDESAVKAALEPVLSRLSAEPAPVPAALPSDPVETGTFVERLPREQAVVLEAYPDAGVRDEDFRTGEVLDELLSGMSSRLFETVREKAGLAYYVGACRTPGLDGGMFTLYAGTHPGAVSAVLAEYDREIERLRSGGVTEEELSACRTRLKVQKRQGLQAIGARAMQAALNALYGQPINNTREYPARIDAVTAEAVTDFARRYLAPERRLRLTVEPRK
- a CDS encoding glycoside hydrolase family 78 protein, which codes for MKKNFACSSSVFAVCVFLLGFAWVIPYAQAERTSPDGVFTVGDASLWIGHPERGAAEMVSLPAVYLRKPFEVTGEVKKATLHITARGLFEAYLNGERTDEDWLVPGWTDFSQRQQVLSYEVTDLLREGQNVLGVILADGWYAGIGFFFREERIYQEEPALRLRLEIELADGSTQLVNSDESWQAATGPVLSADLFDGERYDARLEMPGWAAPGFEAGGWGSVAVRDDYPEAQIVYESKRMPPVRPTAQVAAKSVTRGPGGEWIFDLGQNMVGVAELKATGRSGQAVTLRFAEMLNSDGSLYTENLRKAAATDTYIFGQEGESRWAPRFTYHGFRYVAVEGLESDEPPALDTVTGIVLGNALRPTGHFRTSDERLNRLQENIVWSQRGNFLEVPTDCPQRDERLGWTGDAQVFARTATFNYDVSAFFNKWMADMRDARNPEGAFIDVVPGDPRVQTGSSPGWADAGVIVPWVMYERYGDKQILADNYRAMKEWVDWLEAQCAPRGLLWNETGYGDWLALDKENPKRASDTNTPRSLVGTAYFAHSADLLSQVADVLGHPTDAAHYRDLFERVRAAFQKAYISSDGRIRGDTQTVYLLALGFGLVPDSLRAKAVDHLVEDLEKRGWRLSTGFIGTALLMPVLDQVGRNDVAFKLLQQDAYPGWLYPVSLGATTMWERWNSWTPEAGFGPPHMNSFNHYAYGAVGEWMYAVLGGIRPLSPGFGRVMIAPTPGGGVTWVECSLESPHGLISSDWKIDDGYFSLKAILPPGVGGEVVLPNGEKHSVGEGAHRYRIAWPAAAEDLAR